Proteins found in one Toxotes jaculatrix isolate fToxJac2 chromosome 18, fToxJac2.pri, whole genome shotgun sequence genomic segment:
- the zfand2a gene encoding AN1-type zinc finger protein 2A isoform X2, protein MEFPDLGEHCTEKTCKRLDFLPMKCDACQEIFCKDHITYANHKCTSSYKKDVQVPVCPLCNIPIPIKRGEMPDIKVGEHIDRDCKSDPAQRKRKIFTNKCSKGGCKQKEMIRVTCDQCHLNYCLKHRHPLDHDCKTDGKPLSKSGHAAVMRTQGASSTSASSSSSSSSGNSRPVSNGVRANTRGHNSSTTQQMPTSVSAQNVIPPSASFQAGMTEEQALQRALEMSLAESRQTVQPALSPQEQEDLALAQALAASEEEYRRQQQRQQVPGKLSRQ, encoded by the exons ATGGAGTTTCCAGATTTAGGCGAACACTGCACCGAGAAGACCTGCAAACGTTTAG ATTTTCTTCCTATGAAATGTGACGCCTGTCAAGAGATTTTCTGCAAGGACCACATAACCTATGCAAATCACAAATGCACGTCATCCTACAAAAAG GATGTCCAGGTTCCAGTATGTCCTTTGTGCAATATCCCCATTCCCATCAAGAGAGGAGAGATGCCTGACATTAAAGTCGGTGAACACATTGATCGGGACTGCAAATCGGACCCtgcacaaagaaagagaaaa attttcacaaataaatgttCTAAAGGAGGCTGTAAGCAGAAGGAAATGATACGAGTGACCTGTGACCAATGCCATTTAAATTACTGTCTTAAACACCGGCACCCACTAGACCATGATTGTAAGACCGATGGGAAACCTCTGTCCAAATCTGG ACATGCTGCTGTAATGAGGACCCAAGGTGCTTcttccacctctgcctccagcTCTAGTTCATCTTCTTCAGGAAACTCGAGACCTGTTTCAAATGGTGTGAGAGCAAATACCAGAGGCCACAACAGTAG CACTACCCAGCAGATGCCTACTTCTGTTTCAGCACAGAATGTAATACCACCCTCTGCTTCGTTTCAGGCTGGCATG ACAGAAGAGCAGGCTTTACAACGGGCTCTGGAGATGTCTCTGGCTGAGTCGAGACAGACAGTTCAGCCAGCCCTTAG CCCTCAGGAGCAGGAGGATCTGGCTCTCGCTCAGGCTCTTGCTGCCAGTGAAGAAGAATACAGACGccagcagcagagacaacagGTACCCGGAAAGCTTAGCCGTCAGTAG
- the zfand2a gene encoding AN1-type zinc finger protein 2A isoform X1, translating to MEFPDLGEHCTEKTCKRLDFLPMKCDACQEIFCKDHITYANHKCTSSYKKDVQVPVCPLCNIPIPIKRGEMPDIKVGEHIDRDCKSDPAQRKRKIFTNKCSKGGCKQKEMIRVTCDQCHLNYCLKHRHPLDHDCKTDGKPLSKSGHAAVMRTQGASSTSASSSSSSSSGNSRPVSNGVRANTRGHNSSTTQQMPTSVSAQNVIPPSASFQAGMTEEQALQRALEMSLAESRQTVQPALSPQEQEDLALAQALAASEEEYRRQQQRQQGRESKQSNCSLS from the exons ATGGAGTTTCCAGATTTAGGCGAACACTGCACCGAGAAGACCTGCAAACGTTTAG ATTTTCTTCCTATGAAATGTGACGCCTGTCAAGAGATTTTCTGCAAGGACCACATAACCTATGCAAATCACAAATGCACGTCATCCTACAAAAAG GATGTCCAGGTTCCAGTATGTCCTTTGTGCAATATCCCCATTCCCATCAAGAGAGGAGAGATGCCTGACATTAAAGTCGGTGAACACATTGATCGGGACTGCAAATCGGACCCtgcacaaagaaagagaaaa attttcacaaataaatgttCTAAAGGAGGCTGTAAGCAGAAGGAAATGATACGAGTGACCTGTGACCAATGCCATTTAAATTACTGTCTTAAACACCGGCACCCACTAGACCATGATTGTAAGACCGATGGGAAACCTCTGTCCAAATCTGG ACATGCTGCTGTAATGAGGACCCAAGGTGCTTcttccacctctgcctccagcTCTAGTTCATCTTCTTCAGGAAACTCGAGACCTGTTTCAAATGGTGTGAGAGCAAATACCAGAGGCCACAACAGTAG CACTACCCAGCAGATGCCTACTTCTGTTTCAGCACAGAATGTAATACCACCCTCTGCTTCGTTTCAGGCTGGCATG ACAGAAGAGCAGGCTTTACAACGGGCTCTGGAGATGTCTCTGGCTGAGTCGAGACAGACAGTTCAGCCAGCCCTTAG CCCTCAGGAGCAGGAGGATCTGGCTCTCGCTCAGGCTCTTGCTGCCAGTGAAGAAGAATACAGACGccagcagcagagacaacag gGGAGAGAGTCCAAACAGTCCAACTGCAGCCTTTCTTAA